The Capsicum annuum cultivar UCD-10X-F1 chromosome 3, UCD10Xv1.1, whole genome shotgun sequence genomic sequence AGTTTCAGCTTCAAATGTGGAGTGAACATTAATTCTGGTGCTGAAGCCTAGTAGCCAGTTTCCGTTAACATCCCTGAACACGCCTCCCGCGCCCCCTTCCTTAGTGTAATATCGGAAAGAACCATCAATATTCAGCTTTATTCCCACAGTAGGTGCTGGCCAGATTTGTCAGGGCGTTGGTTTTGCCTGTTTTGTGTTTTCTTTAGCAGTGAGATATAGGTATTCAACAGCACACTCATAGGATGtaatatagcaaaaaaaaaaaaaaattataaaaagtaggAGTGGGTGGGGTGTAGGGCCTCGGACTGGTGGGGTGGAAAGGGGAATGGGTTTAGGTTGGTGGGAGGATAAAGTAAATATGGAATATCACTTATACAACTTGTTTTCTCTATTTCTATTAAGGAAATTACTTATATAGAATTTATTTTTAAGCAACTTGTTCctgtagaaaatattttttaaatattttttccaatcaaataaagaaaaattcgaaaaatatttttctctgtACCAGATATATCCGTGTTAATTATCGACTATAGCTGTTACATCCGGATGTTGACACGACAAATAGCAGGTTGATTTCTCAGATGATCACTCaactaataattattataaattgttTTCTTTAATAAGGAAGACTAAAGTCAAATGTGGCTTTGTTAGATAATAAGTATTAATTGGGTGGACAAATTGCTCAGCAAGCCGATGTTGACACAGGCCTTAGCTTCACACTGTGGCAGGCAGCTCAGCTAAACTAACTTTGTTCAGATGATGTTTAAGTGATCGGTTTATTCCTATTGTTATGTTTCTTTTTAATGTGATCAATCTTTTTTCCTAACAGCCTTCAATTTGTTTAGCTGGTGACACTGCTGCATACCCTAGGAAAGTTGCTTTTGGGGATGATGTATGTCGTGATTGTTGCATAAGTATTATTGTCTCACTTGATTAGATCATCAAATTAGATTTCTTCTTTTAGCTGTTTGATTTCTTGTACTAAAGTGGTTGGTAATTTGATGTTTTGCAGAGCTTACCGTACTGCTATTTGCAAATTCAAACGTGGAGGTTTCAAAGATATCCTATCAGAATATGATTTACTTGCTCCAGTTCTCAAGGTTTATTATTTGTCTGTATATATTAGCTTCTACACTCTTGGATGTTTGATTAATCAATGCTAAAATTGGCCATTTATATCTTAATGAATTAGTAGAATAAAGgtaacaaagaagaagaagaaacaatagaattattaaaaaaatgttaGATGATTTCTTTCAATGTTCTATCTATGGTAGCAGGTACTTAGTGAAATAGTCGAGATATCTATTTAACCAGATATTAGCTTTATtacgaaaagaaagaaaaatgtacCTATAAAGAGATCACAGGTGCTTTGTTCTCTGTTTTTGTTTTTCTAAATTGAGAATTTTACTGAGTGCAAATCTTGTACCGTAGGCAGTAATTGAGAAAATCAACCTGAATCCAGATGAGGCGGGAGATATCGTTGTTGGTACAGTTTTAACACCAGGTTCAATAAGAGCAATGGAGTGCAGGATCGCTGCATTTTATGCAAGTTTTCCAGGTAATTTGTTTCATTccttcatttcatataaagtcgCAACTATGAATTGCACTGTTTGATTTTTACTGTTAAACCGCCTTAGTTTNNNNNNNNNNNNNNNNNNNNNNNNNNNNNNNNNNNNNNNNNNNNNNNNNNNNNNNNNNNNNNNNNNNNNNNNNNNNNNNNNNNNNNNNNNNNNNNNNNNNNNNNNNNNNNNNNNNNNNNNNNNNNNNNNNNNNNNNNNNNNNNNNNNNNNNNNNNNNNNNNNNNNNNNNNNNNNNNNNNNNNNNNNNNNNNNNNNNNNNNNNNNNNNNNNNNNNNNNNNNNNNNNNNNNNNNNNNNNNNNNNNNNNNNNNNNNNNNNNNNNNNNNNNNNNNNNNNNNNNNNNNNNNNNNNNNNNNNNNNNNNNNNNNNNNNNNNNNNNNNNNNNNNNNNNNNNNNNNNNNNNNNNNNNNNNNNNNNNNNNNNNNNNNNNNNNNNNNNNNNNNNNNNNNNNNNNNNNNNNNNNNNNNNNNNNNNNNNNNNNNNNNNNNNNNNNNNNNNNNNNNNNNNNNNNNNNNNNNNNNNNNNNNNNNNNNNNNNNNNNNNNNNNNNNNNNNNNNNNNNNNNNNNNNNNNNNNNNNNNNNNNNNNNNNNNNNNNNNNNNNNNNNNNNNNNNNNNNNNNNNNNNNNNNNNNNNNNNNNNNNNNNNNNNNNNNNNNNNNNNNNNNNNNNNNNNNNNNNNNNNNNNNNNNNNNNNNNNNNNNNNNNNNNNNNNNNNNNNNNNNNNNNNNNNNNNNNNNNNNNNNNNNNNNNNNNNNNNNNNNNNNNNNNNNNNNNNNNNNNNNNNNNNNNNNNNNNNNNNNNNNNNNNNNNNNNNNNNNNNNNNNNNNNNNNNNNNNNNNNNNNNNNNNNNNNNNNNNNNNNNNNNNNNNNNNNNNNNNNNNNNNNNNNNNNNNNNNNNNNNNNNNNNNNNNNNNNNNNNNNNNNNNNNNNNNNNNNNNNNNNNNNNNNNNNNNNNNNNNNNNNNNNNNNNNNNNNNNNNNNNNNNNNNNNNNNNNNNNNNNNNNNNNNNNNNNNNNNNNNNNNNNNNNNNNNNNNNNNNNNNNNNNNNNNNNNNNNNNNNNNNNNNNNNNNNNNNNNNNNNNNNNNNNNNNNNNNNNNNNNNNNNNNNNNNNNNNNNNNN encodes the following:
- the LOC107862676 gene encoding 3-ketoacyl CoA thiolase 1, peroxisomal-like isoform X1, which encodes MEREIERQRVLLDHLHPIRSFSNHESSSFTLVTLLHTLGKLLLGMIAYRTAICKFKRGGFKDILSEYDLLAPVLKAVIEKINLNPDEAGDIVVGTVLTPGSIRAMECRIAAFYASFPGHVLLMRSMT
- the LOC107862676 gene encoding 3-ketoacyl CoA thiolase 1, peroxisomal-like isoform X2, which produces MNLRLSLAYRTAICKFKRGGFKDILSEYDLLAPVLKAVIEKINLNPDEAGDIVVGTVLTPGSIRAMECRIAAFYASFPGHVLLMRSMT